A genomic segment from Pediococcus acidilactici encodes:
- the aguA gene encoding agmatine deiminase, which produces MKTLDSTPKKDGFRMPGEFEEHAGAYMLWPQRPDNWRNGGKPAQKTFAQVAEAIAEFEPVTVGVNDDQYENARNMLPDQVKVIEISNNDSWIRDCGATFVKNDHGELRAVDWTFNAWGGLVDGLYFPWDKDDRVAQKMAELEQTDRYRLDDFVLEGGSIHVDGQGTLITTEECLLSEGRNPQLSKAQIEEVLKEHLNLEKIIWLKKGIYQDETNGHVDNIANFVKPGVVALAWTDDQNDPQYEISKDNLAILENATDAQGRKLKVVKLRVPKPVLITKAESEGVDAVDGTLPRTEGERLAASYINYYTANGGIIFPLFNDPMDKEAQKVLSELYPDRKVVGVPAREILLGGGNIHCITQQVPQR; this is translated from the coding sequence ATGAAGACCTTAGATAGTACCCCTAAAAAAGATGGATTTAGAATGCCAGGAGAATTTGAAGAGCATGCGGGTGCCTACATGTTATGGCCCCAGCGCCCCGATAATTGGCGAAACGGCGGTAAGCCCGCCCAGAAAACTTTTGCGCAGGTAGCCGAGGCAATCGCCGAATTTGAACCAGTGACGGTGGGCGTGAATGATGATCAATACGAAAACGCCCGGAATATGTTACCTGACCAGGTGAAAGTAATCGAAATTTCCAATAACGATTCTTGGATTCGAGACTGTGGCGCGACCTTCGTGAAAAATGATCACGGAGAATTGCGTGCTGTAGATTGGACGTTTAATGCCTGGGGAGGTTTGGTAGACGGACTTTATTTCCCATGGGATAAGGACGATCGTGTTGCTCAGAAAATGGCAGAATTGGAACAAACAGATCGGTACCGGCTTGATGATTTTGTGTTAGAAGGTGGATCAATCCACGTAGATGGGCAAGGTACCTTAATTACTACGGAAGAATGCCTATTATCGGAGGGCCGTAACCCACAACTTTCTAAGGCTCAAATCGAAGAAGTGCTTAAAGAACACCTCAACCTGGAAAAAATCATCTGGTTGAAGAAGGGAATCTACCAAGACGAAACAAACGGACACGTGGATAACATTGCTAATTTTGTTAAACCTGGGGTAGTCGCCCTTGCTTGGACGGATGATCAAAATGATCCCCAATACGAAATTTCTAAAGACAATTTGGCGATTTTGGAAAATGCAACGGATGCCCAAGGTCGCAAACTTAAGGTGGTTAAGTTAAGAGTTCCTAAACCAGTACTGATCACTAAAGCAGAAAGTGAAGGGGTGGACGCGGTTGATGGCACGTTACCAAGAACGGAAGGCGAGCGTCTAGCAGCTAGTTACATCAACTACTACACCGCAAATGGCGGGATTATTTTCCCACTATTTAACGACCCTATGGATAAGGAAGCTCAAAAAGTGTTGAGCGAACTATATCCAGATCGCAAAGTGGTAGGTGTTCCCGCACGAGAAATTTTACTTGGTGGAGGAAATATTCACTGTATTACTCAGCAGGTTCCTCAACGCTAA
- the aguA gene encoding agmatine deiminase, which produces MKLTAIPQQDGFWMPAEFESKGQSLMMWPQRPDNWRNGGKPAQKSFVQLATLIANYQPVTVFVNENQYKNARAMLPTQIRVLEMSNNDVFIKDTGPIELVNADGVVRCMDFGFNAWGGLLDGLYFPWDKDQEVTGKLADLFGWDRYQSDFILEGCSVVTDGEGTLITTEEVVLSEGRNKGITKAQAEEVFQNYLGAQKVIWLPEGFFLDEAGGDVDNMANFIRPGEIVLSWTDNPGDPQHRISQRAYDILSQTTDARGRNLIIHKMDLPQHPVKLTALEAEGVDPINGMLPRTEGQRLTATYVNYITLDQAIIFPEFNDPNDQKARQELANYYPDREIIGFPATEILTGGGGLHTVVLNMPGH; this is translated from the coding sequence ATGAAGTTAACAGCAATTCCCCAACAGGATGGTTTTTGGATGCCAGCCGAATTCGAATCCAAGGGACAAAGTTTAATGATGTGGCCGCAACGCCCCGATAATTGGCGTAACGGTGGTAAACCAGCACAAAAATCTTTTGTACAGTTAGCAACATTAATAGCAAATTATCAGCCAGTAACGGTGTTTGTAAACGAAAATCAATATAAAAATGCGCGAGCGATGTTACCAACCCAGATTCGGGTTTTAGAAATGAGTAATAATGACGTTTTTATTAAAGATACGGGACCGATTGAATTGGTTAATGCTGATGGAGTCGTGCGTTGCATGGACTTTGGGTTTAATGCCTGGGGCGGATTGCTTGATGGTCTTTATTTTCCTTGGGATAAGGACCAGGAGGTAACCGGAAAGTTAGCTGACTTATTTGGCTGGGACCGTTACCAGTCGGACTTTATTTTAGAAGGCTGTTCGGTAGTGACTGATGGGGAAGGAACCTTGATTACTACTGAGGAAGTGGTACTTTCGGAAGGGCGCAACAAGGGAATTACTAAGGCTCAAGCCGAAGAGGTTTTCCAAAATTATTTGGGTGCCCAAAAGGTGATTTGGCTTCCGGAAGGATTTTTCTTAGATGAAGCTGGGGGTGACGTGGATAACATGGCTAATTTTATCCGACCAGGCGAAATTGTTTTGTCATGGACCGATAATCCGGGCGATCCGCAGCACCGGATTAGTCAGCGTGCTTACGACATTTTAAGTCAGACAACAGATGCTCGTGGACGAAATTTAATAATTCATAAAATGGATTTGCCACAGCATCCGGTAAAGTTGACTGCACTGGAAGCAGAAGGGGTCGATCCAATTAACGGAATGTTACCCCGCACGGAAGGGCAACGGTTAACCGCTACTTATGTTAATTATATTACGCTTGACCAGGCGATTATTTTCCCGGAATTTAACGATCCTAATGATCAAAAAGCCCGCCAAGAGTTAGCTAACTATTATCCTGACCGGGAAATAATTGGTTTTCCCGCTACCGAAATATTAACGGGTGGGGGCGGATTACATACAGTCGTGCTTAACATGCCTGGACATTAA